From Musa acuminata AAA Group cultivar baxijiao chromosome BXJ3-8, Cavendish_Baxijiao_AAA, whole genome shotgun sequence, one genomic window encodes:
- the LOC103994845 gene encoding uncharacterized protein LOC103994845 isoform X5 produces MEVNGSGGCPAMAFRYNGTLCACNPGRYLVKGSCALFETGGDWMVSSGVSPAPTFLTTVLPIDDIKRFTQSQAVLLEATLVLLLVWLAFCLALRFTRVDNGRSFWFRLRWWISRFDTFYDTKHWLDDNKVVIKRKTELGGTFSVASWILFVGLLSALLYQIITKWSIEVHRVRPANAPDLLSFVNDLEFNITTISSMSCSHLRGLDSLVIGTVGSIDYRVYPLSTYVEYNCQNTSSGPTISLKCNSCQIPRRNHYISWQFVDLPNDPAIAVGFQFNLSAKDHADGKHVSFVTGTMISDTYTNDEPKTFRGSDVNVLRIHLFPQVYNNLNNLKLIQPLFHDFISGSSFSEASDLQASLQGSKNGLVNTTLFISYLSDYIVEINKENMMGIVGFLADVGGLYAISLAIFLFFLVQENLGIESEEEMQQSNMSGTS; encoded by the exons ATGGAGGTGAACGGGAGCGGCGGGTGCCCGGCAATGGCGTTCCGGTACAACGGGACGCTGTGCGCGTGCAACCCGGGGCGATACCTGGTGAAAGGGAGCTGCGCGCTGTTCGAGACGGGCGGCGACTGGATGGTCAGCTCCGGGGTGTCGCCCGCGCCCACCTTCCTCACCACCGTCCTCCCCATCGACGACATCAAGCGCTTCACGCAGTCGCAGGCCGTGCTGCTGGAGGCCACCCTCGTGCTCCTCCTCGTCTGGCTCGCCTTCTGCCTCGCGCTGCGCTTCACCAGGGTCGATAACGGCCGCAGCTTCTGGTTCCGACTCCGCTGGTGGATCAGCCGCTTCGACACGTTCTACGATACCAAACATTGGCTG GATGACAACAAGGTGGTgataaaaaggaaaacagaacTGGGTGGAACATTTTCTGTAGCAAGCTGGATACTCTTCGTTGGTCTGTTGTCTGC GTTGCTGTATCAGATTATTACTAAGTGGAGCATCGAAGTGCATCGAGTCAGACCTGCAAATGCCCCAGATCTACTTTCGTTTGTCAATGACTTGGAATTTAATATAACCACTATTTCTAGCATGAGCTGTTCTCATTTACGTGGCCTTGATTCCCTGGTGATTGGAACTGTTGGCTCTATTGACTACAGAGTTTATCCTTTGTCAACGTATGTAGAATATAATTGCCAAAACACAAGCAGTGGTcctactatatctcttaaatgcaaCAGTTGTCAGATTCCTCGAAGAAATCATTATATTTCATGGCAGTTTGTTGACCTCCCAAATGATCCTGCCATTGCTGTAGGTTTCCAGTTCAACCTTTCAGCAAAGGACCATGCTGATGGTAAGCATGTTAGCTTTGTCACTGGTACAATGATATCAGATACATACACAAATGATGAGCCCAAAACCTTCAGAGGGTCAGATGTGAATGTTTTGAGGATCCATTTGTTTCCTCAGGTGTATAACAATTTGAACAACTTAAAACTCATACAGCCTCTCTTTCATGACTTTATCTCTGGATCATCTTTTTCTGAAGCTAGTGATCTCCAAGCTTCCCTTCAAGGTTCGAAGAATGGTTTAGTCAATACTACACTGTTCATCAGTTATCTTTCTGATTATATTGTGGAGATCAACAAGGAAAATATGATGGGAATTG TGGGCTTCCTTGCGGATGTTGGAGGTCTTTATGCTATTAGCCttgcaatttttcttttcttcttggtcCAG GAGAATCTTGGTATTGAATCGGAAGAGGAAATGCAACAATCAAATATGTCTGGAACTTCATAG
- the LOC103994845 gene encoding uncharacterized protein LOC103994845 isoform X2, which yields MEVNGSGGCPAMAFRYNGTLCACNPGRYLVKGSCALFETGGDWMVSSGVSPAPTFLTTVLPIDDIKRFTQSQAVLLEATLVLLLVWLAFCLALRFTRVDNGRSFWFRLRWWISRFDTFYDTKHWLDDNKVVIKRKTELGGTFSVASWILFVGLLSALLYQIITKWSIEVHRVRPANAPDLLSFVNDLEFNITTISSMSCSHLRGLDSLVIGTVGSIDYRVYPLSTYVEYNCQNTSSGPTISLKCNSCQIPRRNHYISWQFVDLPNDPAIAVGFQFNLSAKDHADGKHVSFVTGTMISDTYTNDEPKTFRGSDVNVLRIHLFPQVYNNLNNLKLIQPLFHDFISGSSFSEASDLQASLQGSKNGLVNTTLFISYLSDYIVEINKENMMGIVGFLADVGGLYAISLAIFLFFLVQFEARIIKLRHEDTAMRNIVRQKHAQKNWDKLRKYVMYTWGPNNLMDDNKSKRHGSLMINFIHGIQTLHWKKQPRRNNSRCPNTAKGTSPHLESKQMLNQVFG from the exons ATGGAGGTGAACGGGAGCGGCGGGTGCCCGGCAATGGCGTTCCGGTACAACGGGACGCTGTGCGCGTGCAACCCGGGGCGATACCTGGTGAAAGGGAGCTGCGCGCTGTTCGAGACGGGCGGCGACTGGATGGTCAGCTCCGGGGTGTCGCCCGCGCCCACCTTCCTCACCACCGTCCTCCCCATCGACGACATCAAGCGCTTCACGCAGTCGCAGGCCGTGCTGCTGGAGGCCACCCTCGTGCTCCTCCTCGTCTGGCTCGCCTTCTGCCTCGCGCTGCGCTTCACCAGGGTCGATAACGGCCGCAGCTTCTGGTTCCGACTCCGCTGGTGGATCAGCCGCTTCGACACGTTCTACGATACCAAACATTGGCTG GATGACAACAAGGTGGTgataaaaaggaaaacagaacTGGGTGGAACATTTTCTGTAGCAAGCTGGATACTCTTCGTTGGTCTGTTGTCTGC GTTGCTGTATCAGATTATTACTAAGTGGAGCATCGAAGTGCATCGAGTCAGACCTGCAAATGCCCCAGATCTACTTTCGTTTGTCAATGACTTGGAATTTAATATAACCACTATTTCTAGCATGAGCTGTTCTCATTTACGTGGCCTTGATTCCCTGGTGATTGGAACTGTTGGCTCTATTGACTACAGAGTTTATCCTTTGTCAACGTATGTAGAATATAATTGCCAAAACACAAGCAGTGGTcctactatatctcttaaatgcaaCAGTTGTCAGATTCCTCGAAGAAATCATTATATTTCATGGCAGTTTGTTGACCTCCCAAATGATCCTGCCATTGCTGTAGGTTTCCAGTTCAACCTTTCAGCAAAGGACCATGCTGATGGTAAGCATGTTAGCTTTGTCACTGGTACAATGATATCAGATACATACACAAATGATGAGCCCAAAACCTTCAGAGGGTCAGATGTGAATGTTTTGAGGATCCATTTGTTTCCTCAGGTGTATAACAATTTGAACAACTTAAAACTCATACAGCCTCTCTTTCATGACTTTATCTCTGGATCATCTTTTTCTGAAGCTAGTGATCTCCAAGCTTCCCTTCAAGGTTCGAAGAATGGTTTAGTCAATACTACACTGTTCATCAGTTATCTTTCTGATTATATTGTGGAGATCAACAAGGAAAATATGATGGGAATTG TGGGCTTCCTTGCGGATGTTGGAGGTCTTTATGCTATTAGCCttgcaatttttcttttcttcttggtcCAG TTTGAGGCTAGAATTATTAAACTTCGCCATGAAGATACTGCAATGAGAAATATTGTTAGACAAAAACATGCACAGAAGAATTGGGATAAG CTGAGGAAATATGTTATGTACACATGGGGTCCAAACAACTTGATGGATGACAACAAATCTAAAAGGCATGGAAGTTTGATGATTAATTTTATCCATGGAATTCAAACACTACACTGGAAAAAACAGCCAAGGAGAAATAATTCAAGATGCCCCAACACTGCAAAAGGAACTTCTCCACATTTGGAGAGTAAACAG ATGTTGAATCAGGTGTTTGGTTAA
- the LOC103994845 gene encoding uncharacterized protein LOC103994845 isoform X1 has product MEVNGSGGCPAMAFRYNGTLCACNPGRYLVKGSCALFETGGDWMVSSGVSPAPTFLTTVLPIDDIKRFTQSQAVLLEATLVLLLVWLAFCLALRFTRVDNGRSFWFRLRWWISRFDTFYDTKHWLDDNKVVIKRKTELGGTFSVASWILFVGLLSALLYQIITKWSIEVHRVRPANAPDLLSFVNDLEFNITTISSMSCSHLRGLDSLVIGTVGSIDYRVYPLSTYVEYNCQNTSSGPTISLKCNSCQIPRRNHYISWQFVDLPNDPAIAVGFQFNLSAKDHADGKHVSFVTGTMISDTYTNDEPKTFRGSDVNVLRIHLFPQVYNNLNNLKLIQPLFHDFISGSSFSEASDLQASLQGSKNGLVNTTLFISYLSDYIVEINKENMMGIVGFLADVGGLYAISLAIFLFFLVQFEARIIKLRHEDTAMRNIVRQKHAQKNWDKLRKYVMYTWGPNNLMDDNKSKRHGSLMINFIHGIQTLHWKKQPRRNNSRCPNTAKGTSPHLESKQENLGIESEEEMQQSNMSGTS; this is encoded by the exons ATGGAGGTGAACGGGAGCGGCGGGTGCCCGGCAATGGCGTTCCGGTACAACGGGACGCTGTGCGCGTGCAACCCGGGGCGATACCTGGTGAAAGGGAGCTGCGCGCTGTTCGAGACGGGCGGCGACTGGATGGTCAGCTCCGGGGTGTCGCCCGCGCCCACCTTCCTCACCACCGTCCTCCCCATCGACGACATCAAGCGCTTCACGCAGTCGCAGGCCGTGCTGCTGGAGGCCACCCTCGTGCTCCTCCTCGTCTGGCTCGCCTTCTGCCTCGCGCTGCGCTTCACCAGGGTCGATAACGGCCGCAGCTTCTGGTTCCGACTCCGCTGGTGGATCAGCCGCTTCGACACGTTCTACGATACCAAACATTGGCTG GATGACAACAAGGTGGTgataaaaaggaaaacagaacTGGGTGGAACATTTTCTGTAGCAAGCTGGATACTCTTCGTTGGTCTGTTGTCTGC GTTGCTGTATCAGATTATTACTAAGTGGAGCATCGAAGTGCATCGAGTCAGACCTGCAAATGCCCCAGATCTACTTTCGTTTGTCAATGACTTGGAATTTAATATAACCACTATTTCTAGCATGAGCTGTTCTCATTTACGTGGCCTTGATTCCCTGGTGATTGGAACTGTTGGCTCTATTGACTACAGAGTTTATCCTTTGTCAACGTATGTAGAATATAATTGCCAAAACACAAGCAGTGGTcctactatatctcttaaatgcaaCAGTTGTCAGATTCCTCGAAGAAATCATTATATTTCATGGCAGTTTGTTGACCTCCCAAATGATCCTGCCATTGCTGTAGGTTTCCAGTTCAACCTTTCAGCAAAGGACCATGCTGATGGTAAGCATGTTAGCTTTGTCACTGGTACAATGATATCAGATACATACACAAATGATGAGCCCAAAACCTTCAGAGGGTCAGATGTGAATGTTTTGAGGATCCATTTGTTTCCTCAGGTGTATAACAATTTGAACAACTTAAAACTCATACAGCCTCTCTTTCATGACTTTATCTCTGGATCATCTTTTTCTGAAGCTAGTGATCTCCAAGCTTCCCTTCAAGGTTCGAAGAATGGTTTAGTCAATACTACACTGTTCATCAGTTATCTTTCTGATTATATTGTGGAGATCAACAAGGAAAATATGATGGGAATTG TGGGCTTCCTTGCGGATGTTGGAGGTCTTTATGCTATTAGCCttgcaatttttcttttcttcttggtcCAG TTTGAGGCTAGAATTATTAAACTTCGCCATGAAGATACTGCAATGAGAAATATTGTTAGACAAAAACATGCACAGAAGAATTGGGATAAG CTGAGGAAATATGTTATGTACACATGGGGTCCAAACAACTTGATGGATGACAACAAATCTAAAAGGCATGGAAGTTTGATGATTAATTTTATCCATGGAATTCAAACACTACACTGGAAAAAACAGCCAAGGAGAAATAATTCAAGATGCCCCAACACTGCAAAAGGAACTTCTCCACATTTGGAGAGTAAACAG GAGAATCTTGGTATTGAATCGGAAGAGGAAATGCAACAATCAAATATGTCTGGAACTTCATAG
- the LOC103994845 gene encoding uncharacterized protein LOC103994845 isoform X4 yields the protein MEVNGSGGCPAMAFRYNGTLCACNPGRYLVKGSCALFETGGDWMVSSGVSPAPTFLTTVLPIDDIKRFTQSQAVLLEATLVLLLVWLAFCLALRFTRVDNGRSFWFRLRWWISRFDTFYDTKHWLDDNKVVIKRKTELGGTFSVASWILFVGLLSALLYQIITKWSIEVHRVRPANAPDLLSFVNDLEFNITTISSMSCSHLRGLDSLVIGTVGSIDYRVYPLSTYVEYNCQNTSSGPTISLKCNSCQIPRRNHYISWQFVDLPNDPAIAVGFQFNLSAKDHADGKHVSFVTGTMISDTYTNDEPKTFRGSDVNVLRIHLFPQVYNNLNNLKLIQPLFHDFISGSSFSEASDLQASLQGSKNGLVNTTLFISYLSDYIVEINKENMMGIVGFLADVGGLYAISLAIFLFFLVQLRKYVMYTWGPNNLMDDNKSKRHGSLMINFIHGIQTLHWKKQPRRNNSRCPNTAKGTSPHLESKQENLGIESEEEMQQSNMSGTS from the exons ATGGAGGTGAACGGGAGCGGCGGGTGCCCGGCAATGGCGTTCCGGTACAACGGGACGCTGTGCGCGTGCAACCCGGGGCGATACCTGGTGAAAGGGAGCTGCGCGCTGTTCGAGACGGGCGGCGACTGGATGGTCAGCTCCGGGGTGTCGCCCGCGCCCACCTTCCTCACCACCGTCCTCCCCATCGACGACATCAAGCGCTTCACGCAGTCGCAGGCCGTGCTGCTGGAGGCCACCCTCGTGCTCCTCCTCGTCTGGCTCGCCTTCTGCCTCGCGCTGCGCTTCACCAGGGTCGATAACGGCCGCAGCTTCTGGTTCCGACTCCGCTGGTGGATCAGCCGCTTCGACACGTTCTACGATACCAAACATTGGCTG GATGACAACAAGGTGGTgataaaaaggaaaacagaacTGGGTGGAACATTTTCTGTAGCAAGCTGGATACTCTTCGTTGGTCTGTTGTCTGC GTTGCTGTATCAGATTATTACTAAGTGGAGCATCGAAGTGCATCGAGTCAGACCTGCAAATGCCCCAGATCTACTTTCGTTTGTCAATGACTTGGAATTTAATATAACCACTATTTCTAGCATGAGCTGTTCTCATTTACGTGGCCTTGATTCCCTGGTGATTGGAACTGTTGGCTCTATTGACTACAGAGTTTATCCTTTGTCAACGTATGTAGAATATAATTGCCAAAACACAAGCAGTGGTcctactatatctcttaaatgcaaCAGTTGTCAGATTCCTCGAAGAAATCATTATATTTCATGGCAGTTTGTTGACCTCCCAAATGATCCTGCCATTGCTGTAGGTTTCCAGTTCAACCTTTCAGCAAAGGACCATGCTGATGGTAAGCATGTTAGCTTTGTCACTGGTACAATGATATCAGATACATACACAAATGATGAGCCCAAAACCTTCAGAGGGTCAGATGTGAATGTTTTGAGGATCCATTTGTTTCCTCAGGTGTATAACAATTTGAACAACTTAAAACTCATACAGCCTCTCTTTCATGACTTTATCTCTGGATCATCTTTTTCTGAAGCTAGTGATCTCCAAGCTTCCCTTCAAGGTTCGAAGAATGGTTTAGTCAATACTACACTGTTCATCAGTTATCTTTCTGATTATATTGTGGAGATCAACAAGGAAAATATGATGGGAATTG TGGGCTTCCTTGCGGATGTTGGAGGTCTTTATGCTATTAGCCttgcaatttttcttttcttcttggtcCAG CTGAGGAAATATGTTATGTACACATGGGGTCCAAACAACTTGATGGATGACAACAAATCTAAAAGGCATGGAAGTTTGATGATTAATTTTATCCATGGAATTCAAACACTACACTGGAAAAAACAGCCAAGGAGAAATAATTCAAGATGCCCCAACACTGCAAAAGGAACTTCTCCACATTTGGAGAGTAAACAG GAGAATCTTGGTATTGAATCGGAAGAGGAAATGCAACAATCAAATATGTCTGGAACTTCATAG
- the LOC103994845 gene encoding uncharacterized protein LOC103994845 isoform X3: MEVNGSGGCPAMAFRYNGTLCACNPGRYLVKGSCALFETGGDWMVSSGVSPAPTFLTTVLPIDDIKRFTQSQAVLLEATLVLLLVWLAFCLALRFTRVDNGRSFWFRLRWWISRFDTFYDTKHWLDDNKVVIKRKTELGGTFSVASWILFVGLLSALLYQIITKWSIEVHRVRPANAPDLLSFVNDLEFNITTISSMSCSHLRGLDSLVIGTVGSIDYRVYPLSTYVEYNCQNTSSGPTISLKCNSCQIPRRNHYISWQFVDLPNDPAIAVGFQFNLSAKDHADGKHVSFVTGTMISDTYTNDEPKTFRGSDVNVLRIHLFPQVYNNLNNLKLIQPLFHDFISGSSFSEASDLQASLQGSKNGLVNTTLFISYLSDYIVEINKENMMGIVGFLADVGGLYAISLAIFLFFLVQFEARIIKLRHEDTAMRNIVRQKHAQKNWDKLRKYVMYTWGPNNLMDDNKSKRHGSLMINFIHGIQTLHWKKQPRRNNSRCPNTAKGTSPHLESKQVFG, translated from the exons ATGGAGGTGAACGGGAGCGGCGGGTGCCCGGCAATGGCGTTCCGGTACAACGGGACGCTGTGCGCGTGCAACCCGGGGCGATACCTGGTGAAAGGGAGCTGCGCGCTGTTCGAGACGGGCGGCGACTGGATGGTCAGCTCCGGGGTGTCGCCCGCGCCCACCTTCCTCACCACCGTCCTCCCCATCGACGACATCAAGCGCTTCACGCAGTCGCAGGCCGTGCTGCTGGAGGCCACCCTCGTGCTCCTCCTCGTCTGGCTCGCCTTCTGCCTCGCGCTGCGCTTCACCAGGGTCGATAACGGCCGCAGCTTCTGGTTCCGACTCCGCTGGTGGATCAGCCGCTTCGACACGTTCTACGATACCAAACATTGGCTG GATGACAACAAGGTGGTgataaaaaggaaaacagaacTGGGTGGAACATTTTCTGTAGCAAGCTGGATACTCTTCGTTGGTCTGTTGTCTGC GTTGCTGTATCAGATTATTACTAAGTGGAGCATCGAAGTGCATCGAGTCAGACCTGCAAATGCCCCAGATCTACTTTCGTTTGTCAATGACTTGGAATTTAATATAACCACTATTTCTAGCATGAGCTGTTCTCATTTACGTGGCCTTGATTCCCTGGTGATTGGAACTGTTGGCTCTATTGACTACAGAGTTTATCCTTTGTCAACGTATGTAGAATATAATTGCCAAAACACAAGCAGTGGTcctactatatctcttaaatgcaaCAGTTGTCAGATTCCTCGAAGAAATCATTATATTTCATGGCAGTTTGTTGACCTCCCAAATGATCCTGCCATTGCTGTAGGTTTCCAGTTCAACCTTTCAGCAAAGGACCATGCTGATGGTAAGCATGTTAGCTTTGTCACTGGTACAATGATATCAGATACATACACAAATGATGAGCCCAAAACCTTCAGAGGGTCAGATGTGAATGTTTTGAGGATCCATTTGTTTCCTCAGGTGTATAACAATTTGAACAACTTAAAACTCATACAGCCTCTCTTTCATGACTTTATCTCTGGATCATCTTTTTCTGAAGCTAGTGATCTCCAAGCTTCCCTTCAAGGTTCGAAGAATGGTTTAGTCAATACTACACTGTTCATCAGTTATCTTTCTGATTATATTGTGGAGATCAACAAGGAAAATATGATGGGAATTG TGGGCTTCCTTGCGGATGTTGGAGGTCTTTATGCTATTAGCCttgcaatttttcttttcttcttggtcCAG TTTGAGGCTAGAATTATTAAACTTCGCCATGAAGATACTGCAATGAGAAATATTGTTAGACAAAAACATGCACAGAAGAATTGGGATAAG CTGAGGAAATATGTTATGTACACATGGGGTCCAAACAACTTGATGGATGACAACAAATCTAAAAGGCATGGAAGTTTGATGATTAATTTTATCCATGGAATTCAAACACTACACTGGAAAAAACAGCCAAGGAGAAATAATTCAAGATGCCCCAACACTGCAAAAGGAACTTCTCCACATTTGGAGAGTAAACAG GTGTTTGGTTAA